ccaagtattttttgttttctagatgaaagggaaaaaggaagtggGGGAAGGGATCACTGTGCCCAGGGGGCCTGCAGGGTCATACTTGCTTCCTGGACTTCTCTAGCTTCCCGGCATCCTGGAGCCAGGTGCctttacttcacctctctgagccttggtttcctcatctgtaaaatggacatgaGCCTGGTAGCCACCTTGTGGCATGGATGTAAGGTTTGAACATGGGCAAATGCCAAGCACAGGCCGTGGCATGGAGCCTGGGCCTCTGTCAGCTCTGAGCTGTGGGCTTGGTGGTGAACCAGTCACACACGGCTTCAGAGGAAGTTCAAGATTTGGAAGGCACTCAGGGTCCCAATGAGGCTGCCACATATTTGGCTCTAACCCCTTCTGCCCGTGAACACACAtcaggaggggaggaaaggggccTGGAGCACAGCCTGTAGCTGTGAAACCGAAGGAGAAGAGCAACAAGACTCACGAAGTCTCATAAGGCCTGTTCCAGAGTGAGGAGGCCCCATACAGAGCTCACCTGAAGTCCTCTCCCCAGCAGGAGACTCAAAGCCCAGAGCCCCCTGCCTTAATGGTAACAATATTATcgacattgttattattttcagctATTACTGATCTGCTCTGAGCCATAATTTAGCTTTTTTTTACAGTAACACAGAAGTAGGGTGATCAACTCGTCCCTGTTTGCCTGGGGACTTTCCCGGTTTTAAAACGGAAGTCCCTCATCCTGAGTACCCCTTGCATCCCCTTTTTTCTGGGATGGGCGGTCACCCTCCAGATGGGAGGTTTCCTGTCTCCATTTCTCGGGTGAGGACCTGGGAGCACAGGAGGGCGGGTTTCCCCAGCTGGTCAGCAGCCTCACAGCCGCTAAGTGGGAGGGCGGGATTTCCAGCCGGGTGTGTTCACCTGCAGAGCACTGGTGCTGTGCCCCCACACCACGCTGGCCCGGGTTTCTGGTATCTGGCCATCACTGGATCCCTGTCTTTCTCCCCTGTAGCTTGGAGACGAGACAGCACAGGCTGTTCTGTGCCGACCCGAAGGAACAATGGGTCAAGGACGCGATGCAGCATCTGGACCGCCAGGCTGCTGCTCTGACTCAAAATGGCGGCACCTTTGAGAAGCAGATCGGCCTGGTGAAGCCCAGGACCACCCTTGCCGCCCGGGGAATGGACGACTCTGTGGTACCGGAGCCCGAAGCCACAGGCGAAAGCAGTAGCCTGAAGCCGACTCCTTCTTCCCGGGAGGCACAGACGGCCTTGGGGACCTCCCCAGAGCAGTCGACAGGCGTGACTGGTTCCTCAGGGACCGGGCTCCCCCTCACGACAAAGGCTCAGGATGGAGGGCCTGTGGGCACGGAACTTTTCCCAGTGCCTCCCGTCTCCACTGCCGCCACGTGCCAGAGTTCTGGTCCCCACCAACCTGGGCCCGGCCTCTGGGCTGAGGGAAAGACCTCTGAGGCCCTGTCCACCCAGGACCCTTCCACCCAGGCCTCCTCCAGCCAGGCCTCCACTacttcctccccagccccagaggAGAACACTCCGTCTGAAGGCCAGCCTGTGTGGGGTCAGGGACAGAGCCCCAGGCCAGAGAACTCTCTGGAGCGGGAGGAGATGGGTCCCGTGCCAGCGCACACAGATGCCTTCCAGGACTGGGGGCCTGGCAGCATGGCCCACGTCTCTGTGGTCCCTGTCTCCTCGGAAGGAACCCCCAGCAGGGAGCCAGTGGCTTCAGGCAGCTGGACCCCTAAAGCTGAGGAACCCATCCACGCCACCATGGACCCCCAGAGGCTGGGCGTCCTTATCACTCCTGTCCCTGATGCCCAGGCTGCCACTCGGAGGCAGGCAGTGGGGCTGCTGGCCTTTCTTGGCCTCCTCTTCTGCCTGGGGGTGGCCATGTTCGCCTACCAGAGCCTCCAGGGCTGCCCTCGAAAGATGGCGGGAGAGATGGTGGAGGGCCTTCGCTACATCCCCCGGAGCTGTGGTAGTAACTCATATGTCCTGGTGCCCGTGTGAACTCCTCTGGCCTGTGTCTAGTTGTTTGATTCAGACAGCTGCCTGGGATCCCTCATCCTCATACCCACTCCCACCCAAGGGCCTGGCCTGAGCTGGGATGATTGGAGCGGGGAGGTGGGATCCTCCAGGTGCACAAGCTCCAAGCTCCCAGGCACACCCCAGGAGGCCAGCCTTGACCATTCTCCTCCTGCCAGGGACAGAGGGGGTGGTCTCCCAACTCACCCCAGCCCCAAAACTCTCCTCTGCTGCTGGCTGGTTAGAGGTTCCCTTTGACGTCATCCCAGCCccaatgaaaaattatttatgcCCAGCCCCCTCTGACCCACGCTACCCTGTGAGTACTACAGTCCTCCCATCTCACACATGAGCATCAGGCCAGGCCCTCTGCCCACTCCCCGCAATCTCATTGTGTCTCTTGGTCCTGCTGCAGTTGCCAGTCACCCCGGCCACCTGCGGTGCTATCTCCCCCAGCCCCGTCCTCTGTACAGAGCCCACGCCCCCACTAGTGACGTGTCTTTTCTTGCATGAGGCTAGTGTGGTGTTTCCTGGCACTGCTCCCAGTGAGGCTCTGCCCTTGGTTAGGCATTGTGGGAAGGGGAGATAAGGGTATCTGGTGGCTTTCTTCTTTGGTCTACACTGTGCTGAGTCTGAAGGCTGGGTTCTGATCCTAGTTCTACCATCAACCCCCCAAGGTACTCCCATCtgtgaaaggaaagagggaggtaAGGAATATCTGTCCCCCTGACATCACTCATTGACCTGAGGCCCTTCTCTCCAGCCCCTGGATGCAGCCTCACAGTCCTTATGAGCAGAGCACCTTAGACAGTCCTTGCCAATAGACTAGCTTGTCTTTGGACCCGGAGGCCCAGAGGGCCTGCGAG
The genomic region above belongs to Piliocolobus tephrosceles isolate RC106 chromosome 17, ASM277652v3, whole genome shotgun sequence and contains:
- the CX3CL1 gene encoding fractalkine isoform X1; this translates as MAPISLSWLLHLATLCHLTVLLAGTSLDSGQHHGVTKCNITCSKMTSKIPVALLIHYQQNQESCGKRAIVLETRQHRLFCADPKEQWVKDAMQHLDRQAAALTQNGGTFEKQIGLVKPRTTLAARGMDDSVVPEPEATGESSSLKPTPSSREAQTALGTSPEQSTGVTGSSGTGLPLTTKAQDGGPVGTELFPVPPVSTAATCQSSGPHQPGPGLWAEGKTSEALSTQDPSTQASSSQASTTSSPAPEENTPSEGQPVWGQGQSPRPENSLEREEMGPVPAHTDAFQDWGPGSMAHVSVVPVSSEGTPSREPVASGSWTPKAEEPIHATMDPQRLGVLITPVPDAQAATRRQAVGLLAFLGLLFCLGVAMFAYQSLQGCPRKMAGEMVEGLRYIPRSCGSNSYVLVPV
- the CX3CL1 gene encoding fractalkine isoform X2 → MAPISLSWLLHLATLCHLTVLLAGQHHGVTKCNITCSKMTSKIPVALLIHYQQNQESCGKRAIVLETRQHRLFCADPKEQWVKDAMQHLDRQAAALTQNGGTFEKQIGLVKPRTTLAARGMDDSVVPEPEATGESSSLKPTPSSREAQTALGTSPEQSTGVTGSSGTGLPLTTKAQDGGPVGTELFPVPPVSTAATCQSSGPHQPGPGLWAEGKTSEALSTQDPSTQASSSQASTTSSPAPEENTPSEGQPVWGQGQSPRPENSLEREEMGPVPAHTDAFQDWGPGSMAHVSVVPVSSEGTPSREPVASGSWTPKAEEPIHATMDPQRLGVLITPVPDAQAATRRQAVGLLAFLGLLFCLGVAMFAYQSLQGCPRKMAGEMVEGLRYIPRSCGSNSYVLVPV
- the CX3CL1 gene encoding fractalkine isoform X3, which gives rise to MQHLDRQAAALTQNGGTFEKQIGLVKPRTTLAARGMDDSVVPEPEATGESSSLKPTPSSREAQTALGTSPEQSTGVTGSSGTGLPLTTKAQDGGPVGTELFPVPPVSTAATCQSSGPHQPGPGLWAEGKTSEALSTQDPSTQASSSQASTTSSPAPEENTPSEGQPVWGQGQSPRPENSLEREEMGPVPAHTDAFQDWGPGSMAHVSVVPVSSEGTPSREPVASGSWTPKAEEPIHATMDPQRLGVLITPVPDAQAATRRQAVGLLAFLGLLFCLGVAMFAYQSLQGCPRKMAGEMVEGLRYIPRSCGSNSYVLVPV